The proteins below are encoded in one region of Belonocnema kinseyi isolate 2016_QV_RU_SX_M_011 chromosome 3, B_treatae_v1, whole genome shotgun sequence:
- the LOC117169630 gene encoding elongation of very long chain fatty acids protein AAEL008004-like isoform X1, with protein sequence MSVIVDWWRDLIYNRNDPRTKDWFLATGPGPIIMIVVTYIYFSVSAGPRYMRDKKPYTLRNTLIVYNFIQVLLSIYLVHEGLMAGWWNDYSFGCQPVDYSNNPKALRMARGVYAYFICKLIELLDTVFFVFRKKHRQISFLHVYHHAMMPVCAWIGVRYVPGGHPTLLGVINSFIHVIMYTYYMLSAFGPDVQKYLWWKKYLTSLQLIQFSIILVHNAQIIFSDCNFPKPLAVLLTINAILFIYLFGSFYIRNYTKKSRMEKKETTSNGTSKINGVLKNKSK encoded by the exons ATGTCGGTTATTGTAGACTGGTGGCGCGATCTCATATACAATAGAAATG aTCCAAGGACAAAGGACTGGTTTCTGGCAACTGGACCAGGGCCTATAATAATGATAGTTGTGACTTATATATACTTTAGTGTATCTGCGGGACCGAGGTACATGAGGGATAAAAAGCCTTACACATTGAGGAACACTTTAATTGTCTACAATTTTATTCAAGTCCTCCTCAGCATCTACCTCGTCCATGAAGGTCTCATGGCTGGCTGGTGGAATGATTACAGCTTTGGTTGTCAACCAGTTGATTATTCTAACAATCCAAAGGCTTTGAGG ATGGCAAGAGGAGTCTACGCATACTTCATCTGTAAACTAATAGAACTTCTGGACACAGTCTTCTTTGTATTTCGGAAGAAACACCGTCAAATTTCCTTCCTCCACGTCTACCATCACGCCATGATGCCAGTATGCGCTTGGATTGGTGTCCGATATGTACCAGGAGGTCACCCCACTCTTCTCGGAGTCATCAATTCCTTCATCCATGTCATCATGTACACGTATTACATGCTCTCAGCCTTTGGTCCCGATGTTCAAAAATATCTTTGGTGGAAAAAATATCTAACTTCACTTCAATTAATCCAGTTTTCCATAATCCTCGTTCACAATGCACAAATTATTTTCTCAGACTGCAACTTCCCAAAACCTCTTGCCGTCCTCCTGACCATTAATGCCATTCTCTTCATCTACCTCTTTGGCTCTTTCTACATTAGGAACTATACAAAAAAATCGAGAATGGAAAAGAAGGAAACCACTTCTAATGGCACTAGTAAGATTAATGGAGTTTTGAAAAACAAgtccaaataa
- the LOC117169630 gene encoding elongation of very long chain fatty acids protein AAEL008004-like isoform X2 gives MIVVTYIYFSVSAGPRYMRDKKPYTLRNTLIVYNFIQVLLSIYLVHEGLMAGWWNDYSFGCQPVDYSNNPKALRMARGVYAYFICKLIELLDTVFFVFRKKHRQISFLHVYHHAMMPVCAWIGVRYVPGGHPTLLGVINSFIHVIMYTYYMLSAFGPDVQKYLWWKKYLTSLQLIQFSIILVHNAQIIFSDCNFPKPLAVLLTINAILFIYLFGSFYIRNYTKKSRMEKKETTSNGTSKINGVLKNKSK, from the exons ATGATAGTTGTGACTTATATATACTTTAGTGTATCTGCGGGACCGAGGTACATGAGGGATAAAAAGCCTTACACATTGAGGAACACTTTAATTGTCTACAATTTTATTCAAGTCCTCCTCAGCATCTACCTCGTCCATGAAGGTCTCATGGCTGGCTGGTGGAATGATTACAGCTTTGGTTGTCAACCAGTTGATTATTCTAACAATCCAAAGGCTTTGAGG ATGGCAAGAGGAGTCTACGCATACTTCATCTGTAAACTAATAGAACTTCTGGACACAGTCTTCTTTGTATTTCGGAAGAAACACCGTCAAATTTCCTTCCTCCACGTCTACCATCACGCCATGATGCCAGTATGCGCTTGGATTGGTGTCCGATATGTACCAGGAGGTCACCCCACTCTTCTCGGAGTCATCAATTCCTTCATCCATGTCATCATGTACACGTATTACATGCTCTCAGCCTTTGGTCCCGATGTTCAAAAATATCTTTGGTGGAAAAAATATCTAACTTCACTTCAATTAATCCAGTTTTCCATAATCCTCGTTCACAATGCACAAATTATTTTCTCAGACTGCAACTTCCCAAAACCTCTTGCCGTCCTCCTGACCATTAATGCCATTCTCTTCATCTACCTCTTTGGCTCTTTCTACATTAGGAACTATACAAAAAAATCGAGAATGGAAAAGAAGGAAACCACTTCTAATGGCACTAGTAAGATTAATGGAGTTTTGAAAAACAAgtccaaataa